A part of Plasmodium coatneyi strain Hackeri chromosome 8, complete sequence genomic DNA contains:
- a CDS encoding DNA-directed RNA polymerase subunit gives MTVDLNVPYSACELKRVKRLELGVLDPEIIKKIGVCEIVNVDLYKDGLPREGGLNDIRMGTIDYKTLCGTCNMNVKYCPGHFGYIELAKPMYHYGFMNVVLNVLRCVCYHCGRLLCNTSSSKVKYIEKIKVNSLRLKRLSEVCQGIKVCDHSSPHEEDTLHLNDNAVDNFYNNNLSNLNVNQQMLLNPNSYSNIFEMVNKEDVDCGCVQPKYTREGPNMFIQFIHSSEEDIDESKRKLSAEEALEILKKIRKEEMPILGFNSDRCIPASLILTCIPIPPPCARPYVQYGNQRSEDDLTLKLLDIVKTNIQLKRQTDRGAKSHVLQDLCALLQFHITTLFDNDIPGMPIATTRSKKPIKAIRTRLKGKEGRLRGNLMGKRVDFSARTVITGDPNLNIDYIGVPKSVAMTLTFCETVTPLNYDDMKKLVERGPYEWPGAKYIIRDNGTKYDLRHVRKNSERELEYGYKVERHMTDEDYILFNRQPSLHKMSIMGHKAKILPYSTFRLNLAVTSPYNADFDGDEMNLHLAQSHETRSEIKHLMIVQKQIVSPQGNKPVMGIVQDSLLAIRKFTRRDNFLTKEEVMSLLIWIPYWNHVIPTPAIMKPKALWTGKQIFSMLLQFEDLERLNDPLGNSKMMGATHGSGFRVEDEIGRGSNSSSAHLHPHSPLAIGDTLNSNVKNQFTGNEVTGTNNADGTFKGVSGWGRNVKINLMRDSSTSCKDDNPYCSINDGKVIIKNNELLCGIICKRTVGSSSGSLIHILWHEMGPDKTKDFISALQKVTNNWLEYVGFTVSCSDIIASNKVLDKVKDILNKSKKEVSKIVKKAQRGELECQPGKSLYESFETRVNNELNCAREMAGKVASESLDERNNIFSMVASGSKGSIINISQIISCVGQQNVEGKRIPFGFNHRSLPHFIKFDYGPESRGFVSNSYLSGLTPQEVFFHAMGGREGIIDTACKTSETGYIQRRLIKAMEDVMVQYDRTVRNSYGDIIQFLYGEDGMAGEYIEDQIIDLMKLDNKEVKKLYKYNFDDDEDDDHDDSYGKDFYLNNGQNRKNSYIDYNKQNVLNQEFEELLKCKNNICKEIFPDGDVRQHLPINMNRLIEFAKSQFPFVPVVGNKVKDPISANRMRPKMGTTKKKTKKGKKSRPRDETKAIADTALGDPNDELSNSEFMSEIKKEYETNDLANAMKGQGAYSGFEPFDENDEEESDDDQDDEEDGDDESDSKDQSFINPVDIVHKVNRFLEKLVIIKQINSNDTLSLEAQNNATVLLKAHLRTYLNSKLLTQTHKISMKGIDWLLQEIEKNFYKSLCHPGECVGALAAQSIGEPATQMTLNTFHFAGVGSKNVTLGVPRLKELINIVKNVKTPSTTIYLDDVVSNDQQKAKDILTKLEYTTLKQLTSHAQIIYDPNTTSTILEEDKTWVDEFYEFPDEDDTQYTLGEWVLRIQLTNIHVNEKKLTMKEIVCIIYSVFSSDELDIIYTDDNSEDLILRIRVKYLNGEYNFLNDDVDQVQEDEYEEEEEEDEAGEQENYNNIGNTFKTKKDVEANDNGETQNRENDKDDNQSVSSNRSRQNSINSENRFGSANGSASGSDIDDGDGKGNHNRDEGSKDKTSNSKSATKIKKLKEENDDRTDNNHVEGYGGTDLFAKEEEKSGESETEGGKGSGTGEDMFGNSNMKNAEDDIHTAMDRNSISGTNAGGGTNSGNAPNGNNTDSLDMNTMRNINNLSNPIHMKEDTEDTFLKKLMEQCLSTLKLRGIENITKVYMREESKITYDSNNGKFVRSSHWVLDTDGCNLEHIFCAPHVDYKKTISNDIVEIFEVLGIEAVRRALLKELRTVISFDSSYVNYRHLSILCDVMTQRGYLMSITRHGINRVDRGPLVKCSFEETVEILLEAAAFAQVDNLKGITENIMLGQLCKIGTGVFDIIIDNQKLSDANQNLETMMDITSAGFTTPDSHHGITPDGLQSPVAINTLNSPLPFSPTYNVNLLSPTAPLDSVNSILSPQCLQNYGDGSSGGENIMSPSKNDFNNLDTLKLGGKFSPTQSPRSPTSVIHSPFSPFDNHNQQALDPSMLFSPKNNNTNNNSMAMMNYNVFSPKANLNSIQSPAMLYSPNRALDIFSPKQQTQNNIYSPSYSPTSPTYHLSSSANAGGSSGLNDTKAFYSPTSPKNQLDGMNPNMMKYHSVVSPVYSVTSPKYSPTSPKYSPTSPKYMPTSPKYSPTSPKYSPTSPKYSPTSPQYSPTSPVPNNPSSPHYSPYAIASPKFSPTSPAYSISSPMYDQSGNARNKNQHPLSPAYILQSPVQVKQHIQDVSVFSPIQQANADEVQNDDPFSPMPYNMEEDEMEQ, from the coding sequence ATGACGGTCGACTTGAACGTGCCCTACTCGGCCTGCGAGCTGAAGAGGGTAAAACGCCTCGAGTTGGGCGTGCTGGACCcagaaattataaaaaaaataggcgTATGCGAAATTGTAAATGTAGACCTGTACAAAGATGGCCTGCcaagggaaggaggtctaaacGACATTCGCATGGGAACCATAGACTACAAAACCTTATGTGGGACGTGTAACATGAACGTGAAATATTGCCCCGGCCACTTTGGCTACATCGAACTAGCCAAACCGATGTACCACTACGGTTTTATGAATGTCGTGTTGAATGTATTAAGGTGCGTGTGCTACCACTGTGGCAGGTTATTGTGTAATACGAGCAGCTCCAAGGTGAAGTACATCGAGAAAATCAAGGTGAATAGTTTGAGACTGAAGAGATTATCGGAGGTGTGCCAAGGAATAAAGGTATGCGACCACTCATCTCCACACGAAGAAGATACTCTACATCTCAATGACAACGCAGTGGATAACTTTTACAATAACAATTTGAGTAACTTAAATGTAAACCAACAAATGCTTTTAAACCCTAACAGCTACAGTAACATTTTCGAAATGGTGAATAAAGAAGACGTGGACTGTGGTTGTGTGCAGCCCAAGTACACAAGGGAAGGACCAAACATGTTCATTCAGTTCATACACTCCAGTGAGGAGGACATAGATGAGAGTAAGAGAAAGTTAAGTGCAGAAGAAGCCTTAgaaattttgaagaaaatcaggaaagaagaaatgcccATTCTTGGATTCAATTCAGATAGATGCATCCCCGCGTCATTAATTTTGACATGTATTCCCATCCCTCCTCCTTGTGCCAGGCCATACGTACAGTATGGTAACCAGAGGAGTGAAGATGACCTGACATTGAAACTGCTAGATATTGTAAAAACGAACATACAGCTGAAGAGGCAAACGGATAGGGGGGCCAAATCCCACGTGCTGCAGGATTTGTGTGCCCTACTACAGTTCCACATTACCACCTTGTTCGATAATGACATCCCAGGGATGCCTATAGCTACTACACGTTCGAAGAAGCCAATTAAAGCCATACGGACTAGGctgaaggggaaagaaggaaggctCAGAGGAAATTTAATGGGAAAACGTGTCGACTTCTCAGCCAGAACAGTAATTACAGGAGATCCCAATTTAAATATTGACTACATAGGAGTGCCAAAATCCGTCGCCATGACATTAACATTCTGCGAAACGGTGACTCCACTCAATTACGATGACATGAAGAAGTTGGTGGAAAGAGGTCCATACGAATGGCCAGGAGCGAAATATATCATCAGGGACAATGGTACCAAGTATGACCTCAGAcatgtaagaaaaaattcagagAGGGAATTAGAATATGGGTACAAAGTAGAACGACACATGACAGACGAAGATTATATCCTCTTCAATCGACAACCTTCTCTTCACAAAATGAGTATTATGGGACATAAGGCGAAAATATTGCCGTACTCTACCTTCAGGCTAAACTTAGCTGTTACTTCTCCGTATAATGCCGATTTCGATGGGGACGAAATGAATTTGCACCTTGCGCAGTCGCATGAGACCAGGTCCGAAATTAAGCACCTCATGATTGTGCAGAAGCAGATCGTCTCCCCGCAGGGCAACAAACCTGTTATGGGAATTGTGCAGGACTCCCTCCTAGCCATAAGAAAATTTACAAGACGAGATAACTTTCtcacaaaggaagaagtgatgTCTTTACTCATTTGGATCCCTTACTGGAATCATGTGATACCTACTCCTGCCATTATGAAGCCCAAGGCCTTGTGGAcaggaaaacaaattttctCTATGCTTCTCCAGTTTGAAGATTTAGAAAGGCTCAATGACCCGTTAGGCAATTCCAAGATGATGGGGGCTACCCACGGTAGTGGGTTCAGAGTAGAAGACGAAATTGGTCGAGGCAGCAACAGTAGTAGCGCACACCTCCACCCCCATAGCCCTCTAGCCATTGGAGATACCCTAAACAGTAACGTAAAAAATCAATTCACTGGAAACGAAGTGACTGGCACGAATAATGCAGATGGCACATTCAAAGGAGTAAGCGGATGGGGaaggaatgtaaaaattaacTTGATGAGGGATTCCTCAACCTCGTGTAAGGATGACAACCCATACTGCTCCATCAACGATGGGAAGGTgatcataaaaaataacgagCTGCTATGTGGAATAATATGCAAACGTACAGTGGGTTCTTCCAGCGGATCGTTGATTCACATTCTGTGGCACGAAATGGGTCCAGATAAAACGAAGGATTTTATTTCCGCACTGCAGAAGGTTACCAACAACTGGTTAGAATATGTCGGATTCACTGTTAGCTGCTCGGACATTATAGCTAGCAACAAGGTCCTCGATAAGGTAAAGGATATTCTAAATAAGTCCAAAAAGGAGGTGtccaaaattgtgaagaaaGCGCAGAGAGGAGAGTTGGAATGTCAACCGGGAAAATCCCTCTACGAATCCTTCGAAACGAGAGTAAATAACGAACTAAACTGTGCTCGTGAAATGGCAGGAAAAGTGGCCTCAGAAAGCTTAGATGAAAGAAACAACATCTTCAGCATGGTGGCTAGTGGCTCCAAGGGATCCATCATTAACATATCTCAAATCATATCTTGTGTGGGTCAACAAAATGTTGAGGGGAAGAGAATTCCCTTTGGATTTAACCACAGATCCTTACcgcattttattaaatttgatTATGGTCCAGAAAGTAGAGGTTTTGTGTCCAATTCGTATTTAAGTGGACTCACCCCACAGGAAGTCTTCTTTCATGCCAtgggaggaagagaaggtaTCATCGACACGGCGTGCAAGACTTCGGAAACGGGTTACATACAAAGGAGATTAATCAAAGCAATGGAAGACGTTATGGTGCAATACGATCGAACCGTTAGGAATTCTTATGGAGATATTATTCAGTTTTTGTATGGTGAGGATGGAATGGCTGGAGAGTATATAGAAGATCAGATCATTGATCTGATGAAGCTAGATAataaggaagtgaaaaaattgtacaagtACAACTTTGACGAcgatgaagatgatgatCATGACGACAGCTACGGGAAGGACTTTTACCTAAACAATGgacaaaacaggaaaaactCCTACATTGATTACAACAAACAGAATGTACTGAATCAGGAATTTGAGGAGCtactaaaatgcaaaaataacaTTTGCAAGGAAATATTCCCCGATGGGGATGTAAGGCAGCACTTACCCATCAACATGAACCGACTCATCGAATTCGCCAAATCGCAGTTCCCCTTTGTTCCTGTTGTCGGTAATAAAGTGAAGGACCCCATTAGTGCTAATAGGATGAGGCCAAAGATGGGCACCACCAAGAAGAAaaccaaaaaggggaagaagtccCGTCCACGGGATGAGACGAAAGCGATTGCTGACACGGCGTTAGGAGACCCGAACGACGAACTGTCGAACAGCGAATTCATGTCGGAGATTAAGAAGGAGTACGAGACGAACGATCTCGCCAACGCCATGAAGGGCCAGGGCGCGTACAGCGGTTTTGAACCCTTCGACGAGaacgacgaagaagaaagtgacgACGATcaggatgatgaagaggatgGTGATGACGAAAGCGACAGCAAGGACCAATCCTTCATCAACCCCGTAGACATCGTGCACAAAGTCAACCGCTTTTTAGAGAAGCTGGTCATTATAAAACAAATCAACAGCAATGACACCCTCTCGCTGGAGGCCCAGAACAACGCCACGGTGCTGCTGAAGGCGCACTTGCGAACCTACTTAAATTCGAAGCTCCTCACTCAGACACATAAAATCAGTATGAAGGGAATCGATTGGCTTCTGCAAGAGATTGAAAAGAACTTTTACAAGTCCTTGTGCCACCCTGGAGAATGCGTGGGCGCCTTGGCAGCGCAATCCATTGGAGAACCCGCAACACAGATGACGCTGAATACATTTCACTTTGCAGGAGTGGGGTCCAAAAACGTAACATTAGGTGTGCCAAGATTGAAGGAGTTAATTAATATCGTGAAGAATGTGAAGACTCCATCGACGACCATTTATCTGGACGATGTTGTGTCCAATGATCAGCAGAAAGCGAAAGATATATTAACCAAACTGGAGTACACAACCCTGAAGCAATTAACATCGCATGCACAAATTATTTACGACCCGAACACCACAAGTACCATCCTAGAGGAGGACAAAACGTGGGTAGACGAATTTTATGAATTCCCAGATGAGGATGACACACAGTATACTCTAGGAGAATGGGTTCTACGGATTCAGCTAACCAACATTCACGTGAATGAGAAAAAGCTGACTATGAAGGAGATTGTCTGCATCATTTATTCTGTTTTCTCCAGTGATGAGTTAGATATCATCTACACGGATGATAACTCGGAAGATCTTATTCTAAGAATTAGGGTTAAATACCTAAATGGGGAGTACAACTTTCTCAATGACGATGTGGACCAGGTGCAGGAGGATGAgtacgaagaagaagaggaggaagacgaagcGGGAGAACAAGAAAACTACAACAACATTGGAAACACCTTCAAGACGAAGAAGGACGTCGAGGCGAATGACAACGGGGAGACGCAGAACAGGGAAAATGATAAAGACGACAACCAAAGCGTCAGCAGCAACCGATCGAGGCAAAACAGCATAAACAGTGAAAATCGATTTGGTAGTGCAAATGGCAGCGCGAGTGGAAGCGACATTGACGATGGTGATGGAAAGGGGAACCACAATCGGGACGAAGGATCGAAGGATAAAACGAGTAACAGCAAAAGCGcaacgaaaataaaaaaactgaaggaggaaaatgatgACCGAACGGATAACAACCATGTTGAGGGGTACGGTGGAACGGATTTGTTCgccaaagaggaagaaaaaagtggagaaagTGAAACCGAAGGTGGAAAGGGCTCCGGTACAGGGGAGGACATGTTCGGGAATTCCAACATGAAGAATGCAGAGGATGATATACACACCGCGATGGACAGGAACAGTATCAGTGGCACCAACGCGGGTGGTGGTACCAACAGCGGGAACGCGCCCAATGGAAATAATACAGACAGTCTAGATATGAATACCATGCggaacataaataatttaagCAACCCCATTCACATGAAGGAAGACACAGAAGAtacctttttaaagaaacTGATGGAGCAGTGCCTATCCACATTGAAGTTAAGGGGAATAGAAAATATTACCAAAGTGTACATGAGAGAAGAGTCTAAAATAACGTACGACTCCAACAATGGGAAGTTTGTGAGGAGTTCCCATTGGGTCTTAGACACAGATGGATGTAACCTGGAGCATATCTTCTGTGCTCCCCATGtggattataaaaaaacCATTTCAAATGATATAGTGGAAATATTCGAAGTATTAGGAATTGAGGCAGTGAGAAGAGCTCTTCTGAAGGAATTGAGGACTGTCATTTCGTTTGATAGCTCGTATGTTAACTACAGGCATCTGTCCATCCTGTGTGACGTGATGACTCAGAGAGGTTATCTAATGTCTATAACGAGACATGGTATCAATCGAGTGGATAGAGGTCCACTAGTCAAGTGCAGCTTTGAAGAAACGGTGGAAATACTTCTAGAAGCAGCTGCCTTTGCACAGGTGGATAACCTCAAAGGAATAACGGAAAATATCATGTTGGGTCAGTTATGCAAAATAGGCACAGGCGTTTTTGATATCATTATAGACAACCAAAAGCTCAGCGATGCGAATCAAAATTTAGAGACTATGATGGACATTACCAGTGCGGGATTTACTACTCCAGATAGTCACCATGGAATTACGCCAGATGGATTGCAATCTCCTGTGGCAATCAACACACTAAATTCTCCTCTGCCTTTCTCCCCAACGTATAACGTTAATTTGTTATCCCCTACAGCTCCTCTCGACAGTGTCAACAGTATCTTATCCCCCCAGTGTCTGCAGAATTATGGGGATGGAAGTAGTGGCGGTGAAAATATTATGTCCCCATCGAAGAACGACTTTAACAATTTGGACACGTTAAAATTGGGTGGGAAATTCTCTCCAACGCAATCACCCAGGTCACCCACATCAGTTATCCACTCCCCTTTCTCTCCATTTGATAATCACAACCAGCAAGCACTTGATCCCAGCATGTTATTCTCaccaaaaaataacaacaccAATAATAACAGTATGGCTATGATGAATTACAATGTCTTCTCCCCCAAGGCAAATTTGAATAGCATACAATCACCTGCCATGTTGTACTCTCCTAATCGTGCCTTagatatattttcccccaagCAACAGACACAGAACAATATTTACTCCCCTTCCTACTCGCCCACCTCCCCCACTTACCACTTGTCCAGCAGTGCTAATGCTGGTGGCTCCTCTGGTTTGAATGATACAAAGGCTTTTTACTCTCCAACATCCCCAAAAAATCAGCTAGACGGGATGAACCCCAATATGATGAAGTACCACAGCGTCGTTTCGCCCGTCTACTCTGTTACCTCTCCGAAATACTCGCCCACATCGCCCAAGTATTCTCCAACTTCCCCGAAATACATGCCTACCTCCCCCAAATACTCGCCAACATCACCCAAATATTCACCAACATCCCCCAAGTATTCCCCCACCTCGCCACAGTACTCTCCCACATCACCTGTTCCGAACAACCCCAGTAGTCCCCACTATTCCCCCTACGCCATAGCATCTCCCAAATTTTCGCCCACCTCCCCTGCATACTCCATCTCTTCCCCTATGTATGACCAAAGTGGTAACGCTAGGAATAAGAACCAGCACCCCCTCTCCCCGGCGTACATTCTGCAGTCTCCCGTCCAGGTCAAGCAACACATCCAGGACGTCAGCGTCTTTTCGCCCATCCAGCAGGCCAATGCCGACGAGGTGCAGAACGATGACCCCTTCTCCCCAATGCCCTACAACATGGAGGAGGACGAAATGGAGCAATAG